The following are encoded in a window of Flavobacterium sp. WC2421 genomic DNA:
- a CDS encoding VWA domain-containing protein, translated as MEKDNKKGFYFKQYEAPNQSPFDKLFGIFKELITHTSGDFDEAIDWLRELDKEYKLTDEHYTIDDFIEDLKKKGYIKDEVKEDGTSGLGITAKTERAIRQQALDQIFGNLKRSGSGNHKTKHSGNGDEHTGEFREFHFGDGLERISLTESLRNAQINNGVTDFMLTENDLVVEETQYKSQMSTVLMIDISHSMILYGEDRITPAKKVAMALAELITTRYPKDTLDILVFGNDAWTIAIKDLPYLKVGPFHTNTVAGLQLAMDLLRRKRNTNKQIFMITDGKPSCVRERDGSYYMNSNGLDEYIVDKCYSQAQQARKLHIPITTFMIANDPYLQKFVNKFTEANQGKAFYTGLKGLGEMIFEDYETNRKKRVK; from the coding sequence ATGGAAAAGGATAATAAAAAAGGTTTTTATTTTAAGCAATATGAGGCGCCAAATCAATCTCCGTTTGACAAACTCTTTGGAATTTTCAAGGAATTAATTACACATACTTCGGGAGATTTTGATGAAGCGATCGATTGGTTGCGGGAATTAGACAAGGAATATAAACTCACCGATGAACACTATACCATTGATGATTTTATCGAAGATTTAAAGAAAAAAGGGTATATCAAAGATGAAGTTAAAGAGGATGGAACTTCAGGATTGGGAATTACTGCTAAGACAGAACGTGCAATTAGACAACAAGCCTTAGACCAAATTTTCGGTAATTTAAAACGTTCTGGAAGTGGTAATCATAAAACGAAACACTCTGGAAACGGTGATGAGCACACTGGAGAGTTTAGAGAATTTCATTTTGGTGATGGTTTAGAACGCATTTCCTTGACGGAGAGTTTGCGTAATGCCCAAATTAATAACGGTGTGACTGATTTTATGTTAACCGAAAATGATTTGGTTGTCGAAGAAACCCAATACAAATCCCAAATGAGTACGGTGCTGATGATTGATATCAGTCACAGTATGATTTTGTATGGAGAAGATCGAATCACACCAGCCAAAAAAGTGGCGATGGCATTAGCTGAATTAATTACTACACGCTATCCGAAAGATACTTTGGATATTTTAGTTTTTGGAAATGATGCATGGACTATTGCCATTAAGGATTTGCCGTACTTAAAAGTAGGTCCTTTTCATACCAATACTGTTGCTGGATTGCAACTAGCAATGGATTTACTGCGTAGAAAACGAAATACGAATAAGCAAATTTTCATGATTACGGATGGAAAACCGAGTTGTGTACGAGAGCGAGATGGATCGTATTACATGAACAGTAATGGGCTTGATGAGTACATTGTGGATAAATGTTACAGTCAAGCACAGCAAGCCCGAAAACTGCATATTCCCATAACCACTTTTATGATCGCTAATGATCCATATTTACAAAAATTTGTCAATAAGTTCACCGAAGCCAATCAAGGAAAAGCATTTTATACCGGACTGAAAGGTTTAGGTGAAATGATATTTGAAGATTATGAGACGAATAGGAAGAAGAGAGTGAAGTAA